One window from the genome of Salvia miltiorrhiza cultivar Shanhuang (shh) chromosome 7, IMPLAD_Smil_shh, whole genome shotgun sequence encodes:
- the LOC130991790 gene encoding uncharacterized protein LOC130991790: MSAVDISKYEHSPVHKAIILKDYAGLRRIIAGLPQLADPSEIHTESVSIAEEAKAEAIAAVIDRRDVPSRETPLHLAVKYRDETATEMLMLAGADWSLQNEQGWSALQEAICNREEGIAKIIVRHYQPLAWAKWCRRLPRLIGTMRRMRDFYMEITFHFESSVIPFISRIAPSDTYKIWKRGANLRADMTLAGFDGFRIQRSDQSILFLGDGSEDGQVPPGSLCMISHKDKEVMNALDGAGAPATDAEVQQEVTAMSQTNIFRPGIDVTQAVLLPQTTWRRVEKTEMVGPWKAKVYDMHNVVVSIKSRKVPGAMTDDELFSSSCNENETENELDDVLTEEERRQLEVALKMDSSDLSNENGDGIIPHRHSCYDHRDISIEDIDGCRNGEVKQEKKGWFNGWRRRENKQDDEKKVAPPRSSLCVEEKGSDFLEDSPRSQNRPGRHSVEVVVKRDEHRRGKDTKASSSTSIDSGNRRKDASRENEYKKGLRPVLWLSPDFPLRTEELLPLLDILANKVKAIRRLRELFTTKLPKGTFPVKVAIPVVPTIRVIVTFTKFEELQPLDEFSTPPSSPTGVGKESPAMVQSSSSSWFQWIKSPYQRPSSSTGGSSSRIDNIQDPFAIPSEYSWITAEAKKKKMQERSKSKKSKGQK; this comes from the exons ATGTCGGCTGTTGATATATCCAAATATGAACATAGTCCTGTCCATAAGGCCATCATTTTGAAGGATTATGCTGGTCTCAGAAGAATTATTGCAGGTCTTCCCCAACTTGCTGACCCATCTGAGATCCATACAGAATCAGTTTCAATTGCAGAAGAAGCTAAAGCTGAGGCAATAGCTGCTGTAATTGATCGACGTGATGTCCCTAGCCGAGAAACTCCACTTCATTTGGCTGTTAAATATCGTGATGAGACTGCCACAGAGATGCTTATGCTTGCCGGAGCAGATTGGAGCTTGCAAAATGAGCAGGGTTGGAGTGCATTACAGGAAGCAATCTGTAATAGAGAAGAAGGGATTGCAAAAATCATAGTTAGGCATTACCAGCCACTGGCCTGGGCAAAATGGTGCAGAAGGCTGCCTCGGTTAATCGGGACAATGCGAAGGATGAGAGATTTTTATATGGAAATCACATTTCATTTTGAGAGCTCAGTTATCCCTTTCATATCCAGAATTGCCCCTTCTGATACTTACAAGATTTGGAAGAGGGGTGCAAATTTGAGGGCCGATATGACTTTGGCTGGTTTTGATGGTTTCAGAATACAACGTTCTGACCAGAGTATTCTTTTCCTTGGTGATGGCTCGGAGGATGGTCAAGTTCCTCCAGGTTCACTATGCATGATTTCACACAAAGACAAAGAGGTTATGAATGCTTTGGATGGTGCTGGTGCTCCAGCAACTGATGCAGAAGTGCAGCAAGAAGTTACTGCAATGTCTCAGACCAATATATTCAGGCCTGGAATTGACGTGACCCAAGCAGTTCTTTTACCTCAAACAACATGGAGGAGAGTGGAGAAAACAGAAATGGTGGGTCCCTGGAAAGCTAAAGTTTATGATATGCACAATGTGGTTGTTAGTATCAAATCAAGGAAGGTGCCAGGGGCCATGACAGATGATGAATTATTTAGTTCTTCTTGCAATGAGAACGAAACAGAGAATGAGCTTGATGATGTCTTGACAGAGGAAGAAAGAAGGCAACTTGAGGTTGCTCTTAAGATGGACTCATCAGATTTGAGCAATGAAAATGGTGATGGCATCATTCCACACCGTCATAGTTGTTATGACCACAGGGATATTTCCATTGAGGACATAGACGGTTGTAGGAATGGAGAAGTTAAGCAAGAAAAAAAAGGATGGTTCAATGGATGGAGGAGAAGGGAAAATAAGCAAGACGATGAGAAAAAAGTTGCTCCGCCTAGAAGCTCTTTGTGTGTGGAAGAAAAAGGCAGTGATTTTCTAGAGGACTCTCCTAGAAGTCAGAATAGGCCAGGTCGGCACTCAGTCGAAGTGGTTGTGAAACGGGATGAGCATCGGAGAGGAAAAGACACTAAAGCTTCTTCATCAACAAGTATTGACAGTGGAAATCGAAGAAAGGATGCAAGTCGGGAGAATGAGTATAAAAAAGGTTTAAGGCCTGTTCTTTGGCTTTCTCCTGATTTTCCATTACGAACTGAAGAACTCCTGCCACTGCTTGACATTTTGGCTAACAAAGTCAAAGCTATACGGAGATTAAGGGAGTTATTCACTACGAAACTGCCAAAGGGGACCTTTCCTGTAAAG GTTGCTATTCCAGTGGTTCCCACTATAAGAGTGATAGTTACATTTACAAAGTTCGAGGAGTTGCAGCCGCTAGATGAGTTTTCAACTCCACCTTCGAGCCCAACTGGTGTTGGCAAGGAGAGCCCTGCTATGGTTCAATCTTCAAGTTCGTCTTGGTTCCAGTGGATAAAATCTCCTTATCAACGACCCAGTTCCTCTACGGGTGGCTCTAGCAGCAGGATTGATAATATTCAAGATCCATTTGCAATCCCTTCCGAGTATTCATGGATCACCGCTGAagcaaagaagaaaaagatgCAGGAAAGGAGCAAATCTAAGAAATCAAAAGGTCAAAAGTAG